In a single window of the Littorina saxatilis isolate snail1 linkage group LG3, US_GU_Lsax_2.0, whole genome shotgun sequence genome:
- the LOC138963212 gene encoding charged multivesicular body protein 2a-like, with product MPLEWLFGRKKTPEEMLRQNQRALNKAMRDLDRERQKMEQQEKKVIADIKMMAKKGQMDAVKVMAKDLVRTRRYVKKFISLRANIQAVSLKIQTLKANNTMANAMKGVTKAMAAMNKQLKLPQIQKIMMEFEKQSEVMDMKEEMMSDAIDDALGDEDDEDESDAIVSKVLDELGLQMADDLAGLPGTGQSLSTAASGSKQPVAAAAVGDADADLEARLDNLRRQ from the exons ATGCCGTTAGAATGGTTGTTTGGTCGCAAAAAGACGCCAGAAGAGATGTTGCGTCAGAATCAACGAGCGCTGAACAAAGCAATGCGCGATCTGGACCGTGAACGTCAAAAGATGGAGCAGCAGGAAAAGAAGGTCATCGCAGACATCAAGATGATGGCCAAGAAGGGACAGATG GATGCTGTGAAGGTTATGGCTAAGGACTTGGTGCGAACGCGGCGTTACGTCAAAAAGTTCATCTCACTGCGAGCCAACATTCAGGCCGTGTCACTAAAAATCCAGACACTGAAAGCCAACAACACCATGGCCAATGCTATGAAGGGAGTTACCAAGGCCATGGCCGCAATGAACAAACAG TTGAAGCTGCCCCAAATCCAGAAGATCATGATGGAGTTTGAGAAGCAGTCGGAGGTCATGGACATGAAGGAGGAGATGATGAGCGATGCCATTGACGATGCCCTCGGCGACGAAGATGATGAGGATGAAAG TGACGCTATTGTTTCCAAGGTGTTGGATGAGCTTGGTCTGCAGATGGCTGATGACCTTGCTG GTCTGCCTGGCACGGGCCAGTCCTTGTCAACCGCAGCCTCTGGATCTAAGCAACCAGTTGCCGCTGCCGCTGTGGGCGATGCAGATGCCGATCTTGAAGCTAGATTGGATAACTTGAGACGGCAGTAA